The following nucleotide sequence is from Apium graveolens cultivar Ventura chromosome 4, ASM990537v1, whole genome shotgun sequence.
GAAACTGATTTAACGCACAACATCATTCTATCCACCCAACTCTCACTAAAGCCAAATCTTTTCAAAATCTGCTCCAAGAATCTCCACTCGAGCCTATCATAAGCCTTCGAAACATCCAGCTTCAAACCAACAACCCCTGTTTTCCCTTGCGTTTTCCTCTTAATGTAATGATTTACCTCGAACGCAATAAGAGCATTATCTGTCAGTAAACGGCCCTCCACAAAAGCACTTTGCTTGTCTGAGATCAGTTGATTCAAACAAGATTTTAATCTGTTTGCCAGCACCTTAAACAAAATTCGAAACAATACATTACATAAGGAAATCGGACGCATATCTGTCATTTGCTCAGGCTGCTTGACCTTTGGTATAAGACAAACCAATGTATGATTTATTCCATCCGGTAGGACCCCTTCAGAAATGAACTTATTACAGAAATTAACCACATCATTACACACTACAGGCCAAAAAGTCTTATAAAACATTGGATTTAAACCATCCGGACCAGGGGACTTGTCCGAATGCATAGAAAAAACAGCCTTTCTTACCTCCTCATCTGTAGCTAGAATCATAAGGGACTCATTCTGTTCATCCGTAACTTTGTTTACAAGTTCCCTATCCGTAAGACCTTCCATAGCTCCCGATGTTCTAAACAACTCACCAAAGTAATCACTGATGACATGCTGCACCTCCATGACATCCTCTTTCCACACTCCGTGTTTATCCTTCAAACGTGTTACTGTATTATTTCTCCGACGACTTGATGCATACTTATGGAAGAACCGAGAATTAGAATCACCTTCACGAAGCCAAAACTGTTTCGCCCTCTGTTGCCAATATACCTCCTGCCTCTTCAACAACTCATGATACTCCTGCATAGCAATATCATATTTACGAACCCCATACCTATCTTTGCGCGCTCTAAATCTCCTCATTTCATTTCTTGCGTTCTGAAGATTTTGCTTAAACTCTTTCACAATTCCCCCACCCCACTCTTCTAATTTATTACTACAATTATGAATTTTCCACAGGATACTAGCATCTCTTTCTTCATTCCAACTACTTTCAACAATTTCTTTACAATCCTTTTCACGGAGCCACAGATTTTCAAACTTGAATCTTCTACTCTTTGGAACATAAATTTTTTTATTCAAATGTAGAAACAATGGAAGATGATCTGATGTGGATACTTCAACTACTTTAATCTCTGCATCCGGAAATAGATTCCTCCACGCAGTGTTTGCCAAGCCCCTATCAAGCCTTTCTTGAATCCACTGATCGGTACCCCTTCCTCTTTCCCAAGTAAACCGATGACCTGAGAAACCTAAATCATGTAAACCACtctcttcaattacattacaaaACCCATCTAACAGTCTTCGTGGATGATTTTGACCTCCTTCTTTTTCTGTTGCATACATTAGATCATTGAAATCACCCATCACACACCAAGGAAGATTAGAAGTCCGAGCTAAATTCCTCAACAAATTCCATGAATCATACCTCCTTCGTCTCTTCGGATACCCGTAAAACCCTGTAAATCTCCATCGACCCACCTGTTCCACAACAATCTCAACATCAATAAAATTCTCACTAGCATCTTTCACTACAATCGAGTCTTCCCCTTTCCATAAAAGAGCAACTCCACCTCCATGATGACTTGTATCCACAACCCAGCAATTTGTGAATCCCATCTGCTTGCACACAATATCTACTTTATTCTTATCTACAAAAATTTCTGAAAGAAAAACTAAGCTTGGCCTGAATTGATTTACCAATTCTTTTAAAAACCGTACTGCTCGTGGGTTGGCCAGCCCACGACAGTTCCAAGCTAAGGCACTCATTTGGCTAGGCGGGCCTGATCCACAGAGCCCGCCCCAAGCAAGTTTTTTGAATTGTCTTCCAATTTTGTTGGGTCATATATTGCCACAGTATTCTCAACAAGCCCATCCATTATCATATGACTAGGCCCATTATTACCATCCGTATTTCCTTTCATACATTTTCTTTTTAATTCCACCACAACATCATTTATTCCCGCGTCGTTATCTGTATTTTGAATTTCAAACTCCTCCCTATCCCCCTGATTCCGCGAGATAACCGTAATCCCTGATTGAACTCCACTTTTCTCTCGAACAATTCCATCAACCTCCACAAAATCCGGCCCCTAATCATCCCGTCGAGCAGTTGAACGGAAAACTGAACTACCCCCATATTCTAAAGAACTTGAGCCTTCCGACCCTGAATTCCGGAGCCATTTTGCCCCTGTATTCACCTATATATTTCTCGTTGGAGCTCGCAGCCATGGACCATACGCTCTCTCCACTTCCTTCTCCGGATTCGCATATACCACAGCACAATCTCTATCAGCATGACCCAACATACCACACACAAAACAATAAGTACTAAGACGTTCATACTTAAAGTTTATCCAACCCCAGTTTCCCCCCTCCCTCTTAATTTTCATACGCCATTTCAATGGCTTGCATACCTGCAAGGTAACCCTAATACGAAGAAAAGATTTCCAACTAGTTTTGAAATTGTTTGGATCTGACTTCACAAATTTCCCAATGTAATTACCCACACTTTTCAGCACATTCTCCGAAGCAAATCCTTTTGGTAAATCATATATTTGAATCCATATATCACTCTCTTCCAAAGCTACCGATAATGGATCATCCCCTTCTGAATATTGTTGAAGTACCAGCAGATTATGCTCAAACGACCAAGGTCCGCCCTCCAAAACTTTCCTTACATCCAAGATATgatagaatatgaatgcatacCTTTGCTCTCCAAGGTCATGCACCTCTAACCCCTGCTTTGGTCGCCATAGGGACGCAAGTACATTCTGCATAGcgttaaaatttatatttttctcTGTCAAAAACCTTCCAACCAGCATGAACTCATCCGTCGATTTTCTTACAATTTCTTCATCCGCTCCCAGTACTATACCACCCTCATCCTCATCCTCAATCGAAAGTTTTGAATACAGATCTTCTAGTTTTTGATTATGATTAGCCATGAAATAAGATTCAATGATTAAACAGCAAAAAAATTATGAACTTGTCACAAAAATGAACAAGACAAAAAACTTGCATATTAGCAAGACTTACTGCGCTCGCAGCTTGCAACTTAGTTTCTTTTTAAACACAACATGCGACTTACAACACCAAAACGGATAGGCAGCCTTTTGACTCTGGTCGCCGCAGGGAATTAGATTAAATCTACTGAAATTATCCAAGGATGAACCTGTAGTCGCCACTTAACACTTAACAATTTTTTGTAGCCCCAAATtaattatttctgatttatttatttttccataaaatttaaaattcttaaatttaattttttcttaaataataatttacattttatttaatttttaaaaaaattcgaaattcttgaaaattagattttacgtaaatatttatttttgattaatttttttttaagaaaattaaaaatattggaaatttgatttttcttaaattttaaattaagggtactcaaggtattggtagactcaggatttcTCCGGgattttaaagtggattttaatctaGTTTTCTCGAAGATCTTAAaaacaactctatgattccagattatacagtcacacagtggtttgtaccaatgctatatttatctgGGAATCACAGAGATCAGAAAGGCAtaaattgtggaggtcagagagaatagtggggataTACCAATATTTCAGTTACAGACGGTAAAGTTGGAACCTCTGGACAAAAtataagagttactgatagctgaatcaaaTGAAGCTCATGTAGAATTACATTAGGGACTGGACGTAagggcagtgtttcacatgtcagggaagtttagtcgcatcagattcacaaggtgtatataagctatatccaaggatcaagcctatctattctgaagcagagacttTTACGGATTCAGTTCTAGAGGTGATTTCAACACTGAGATTGGGACAgatacaagatttgatagctacagttaggacaagacatatgtgtcaagtaactatcaggggttttgctaaagaacaagaagcttgacaaacaaggatgagtagggattcagttgaagagttgtgacaaaggtggaatggtttcttagggaagcagccagtcaaaacttatagtgcacgggaaagagttgggatggatcagatgacgagaaggaagatcatgaatatcttgcttttaTAGCAATCTCtaaagatggtccaactcacatatctcacataaatggtcagtcaaagataagaatgagcatgataaggttgcagctgttgttatctctgtttataataaaatctctaatccatctggacctaaactaataagttgggtaccaagaactgttaatccatttgtgagtgcaggacataacaggctaattgattcatatgtattcttggtatttgatactcaaggcatatgatcaaagaaagagcctcacaatcaaatgtgatcaacaaaagctattctgtcaataatctttggagatgacagcaaaggttttcattatggggcaagctatacagaaaaatgaatgtcatcatggattcaacaattgctatcaccgataacaactaatcattggagtcactgataacaattgaaACATCTTTCTTGCTaaagaatcaaggcacaaatcctcttatcggacagttctgcatcaaaggacaaaatgtcaattcaacgaaggattagtgtctcatctaacgcaggaaggttgagaagcttgctcttcttagagtaaggaaaggaaatgctcgtggctagactggaaactctgaaaaggtgaagtcaatggtttttATTGTAAATCTTCATCtaacaaaagtttagctatggcattagaagctctcacccttgaacatcaacacaaGGAACTCTTTTTTATAAAAGagattagtgagaggactgcctcatgTGGAATTCAGAAGacgataaatgtgaggcatgtcagaaagagaagtcaaagacaacatcacatcaaagcaAAGATATGCCTTAGTGATGAGTGATGGCTACTCTTAatacaaagttgttgttcgtgcgttctcaagacatgacatcacagatggtgattgatcatatcagaagatcaagctggaagcaactgtaaaaaaaataatcttgtggtcagataatgggactgaattcaagaagcagtcctgattaatatctgtaacatcaagaatattatGAGGCATATTCAGCACTAGGAACTCCGTGTCAGAATGAAGTGGTACAAAGAAAGAACCGGTACTTGagtaaagctacaagggaaatatcaagctaatcaagactttctaaataccaaagggctggagcagtcaaatagtttacaacaagtaagatcaagccttgatcatgatgtatacatgaagaccactaatgagaTAATGGCCAATAGAAGCAAACACTAGATAActtgaaagtgtttggagagaatattcTATAGAAGCAAAAAATGAAATTTttttagttgtttgaagatcttggaaTTTGTAGCTaagactagttaggatattttccatggctactcagtgaagtctacaacctacagggcatttgtggttgaccaacagaagatgattgaaagtctaagtgcacagttcaaaaacatcatgctccaagctgttaaaggagaaattaatcATATTGgtgattcatatccaagcagtggaatgacactgtataacacaactcattatttcaatgaaaccagtcagcaagggtaaggattttcaggaaattcCAGGAatagcttagggggagcaatagaaggatcaactagttagacacaacaccacattgaaaattcaGAGGACACAATAAGAatatatctgctgagacaaagggttcaagtctattcccagagtctagttcttaagtgattcAGATGGTGAAGTAATGATTAGAAGGGCTACTGAGtgcgaatgattatttctctagctttctatctgaagaagaaactaagaaagttacagaagctctgatagatccagattgattgggtgattgcaaagcaagatgagctcaatcagtcaTCAAGCAGATTGAaaggaagctggtatccaaaccaaatgaaaACTTTGTAATTGGTACTAGGATAACCATAAGTCAatactggatgacaatggcattgtcaTGAGGGATAAGGCCAAACtagatgctaggttattatcaggaagcagcTGACCAGAAAGCACCaatgacgagacttgaggatattacgacatatctaGCACATGTTGTATATTCTacctggaattggactctagtaagtGCGAataagtgtactcctggttggtgagtcaaaggaagtagtcaatgcataacaattcatggactttgcagttgcagatctattggactctgtatatctcttcttcacaagctcctttcaggttggtatgaactagtatactactcaagcaatcgttaaggacatggtatggcactctaactgaagttacaagTTTAAAATGAAcaagtagagtcgtcatattaataactctatTATCACTAGGCACacacataatgttatatatgtgtagtgataAATGTTCTCAAGATGCTAATGTGCAAGGTTTTGAGTGGATCATAGAGAATCCAATTGTATAGCTATTActaagattattagatatcttaagggactaccaactcttggagtaaagtaccctaaaaaTATTGTGCctaacatgtttggctatatagattacgcaggttgtaagagtgacaggagaagcatctcgggaagctgtcaacttcgtggaagaagattgatttcttgttatgataagaaaaaACCTCAAATCCCAAAActctgtgaacactctatgacagtgcaccttcacaccaggtatcatttctttcgagagcatgtcttttagtcaaagagtcaattgcagaaacacttattaaatcacttgataaagttaattttttaagactggtttgtaagtgtgggatattaTTCATTATATATTAGTTAAAAATCTCATCtataaggaattcttaatataagttcacaagtattaaatcttaaatatttaaaggacttgtgaatttatcagtaatccagtacctcatACTTAGTGCTtatatcttgattatcatgattacaatgttatatatatttgtggtagttatgtattatagcattaagtttgaattttattttaattaatttaaattatgactatagacaattccattccatatcagtctcataatttaaattatattaaaatattatgcagcatagttatttgtatcatgtacgaataattatgatacttttagtattagtgatattatttagaattttcattttaagtaatcaatgtttatttctaaaatcactaatattgaaaattgaagtattttctaagttatgtgtataaaactctcaatattttatatgcttagaaagtatttctaaaattactaattatccaaagagtgattgccatgtatataagtcatatatcctattggtacTTACTCAaagataattataaatatttaagtgttagtatctaactcatagatatttggtatttatttatttaatatttattttgggtagtttggattatggaaattgaagcaattcaatgattttatttgctccagaattcaaactaaattaaaataaataagcagcatgttttattataactaaatttgtcaacaattgataACTAGTATATtaattgtaacttatgtgttaagttaataatgaaattttgattttagtgaatttagcaatatttatatctcaagaattcactgaaatcagaatatgattgtagcatgattagttgtgtgctaattcttgacttatatctgttaatgatacttagttaagagtttaactatgaactaattgtgaagaCTTAGgagatgctacctatatattagggatcaagatctatagagatagattgaaaagattaatcgacccagtcgaagtacatacattgataaaatattacatcattttaggatgcaggagataaagaaaggatacgtttcgatgtctcatgggatagtcatctcaaaagataattgcccctaaatcattagatgacaAGGGCCGTTTGACaaagctccatatgctttagcaattggatctataatgtgtacaatcatatgtatttatcctgatgtttcgtatgctttgagcatgacgatcagataccagtctaatccaggtgagggtcactggataagtttcaagaatattcttaagtacttaaagaggactaaagatttatttttggtgtatggagaatatagggaactagttgtaaagggttacactgatactagtttctgaacctaatttttggatagacaaggatgattatgtgtctatgtctggtttgtgttCTATCTAAATATAAGTTATGTTAGCTGGAATGGTTCATATCAgga
It contains:
- the LOC141719287 gene encoding uncharacterized protein LOC141719287, whose amino-acid sequence is MANHNQKLEDLYSKLSIEDEDEGGIVLGADEEIVRKSTDEFMLVGRFLTEKNINFNAMQNVLASLWRPKQGLEVHDLGEQRYAFIFYHILDVRKVLEGGPWSFEHNLLVLQQYSEGDDPLSVALEESDIWIQIYDLPKGFASENVLKSVGNYIGKFVKSDPNNFKTSWKSFLRIRVTLQVCKPLKWRMKIKREGGNWGWINFKYERLSTYCFVCGMLGHADRDCAVVYANPEKEVERAYGPWLRAPTRNI